The genomic window aggattggtcacgcttgctggtcttggtatgccgtgcccatgggtcacatgcgtatttataaaagcgcatttatagatataagcGAAGTACACTAATTAGTAAGTGAGCAACTTCAATCATCAGTCATAGATTTGACCAAACTTGAACTCTTGAATGATATATGAATACCCAAAGTAGTCGTTTGGCCATGTAAACCAAGAACAAAATTACGGAAACCTtatttttgtgtaattttaaCGGTATAATTTTCCAAAAAAGTTCTAATTGAATTGAAATGGTATTTTCGGCAACTGTCAATTTGTATAAATTCACAACAGAAACGACAAACTATAGTATGTAAAGAAAGAGATGCGCATTCTTTACCCGCCTTTTTAAGATaagatagcgacgtttgcacagaatttttgtgggacctgagagcatatcaaaCACACCAAATCGCATTTTGAATACGCGGAATGAACTTTGGATACAAAATTTATGTCAAATTGTTaagaatttatatttttgacatttcgtattatattgaagatataaatctTTTTCTTTGGGGAAACTacatgtatcttcaatacgaaaggtcaaaatttccgcTGCCGACTCCTTAATTGACACACTGTGAGAACTATCCTGTCAGCAGGAAATCCGATGAAGAATGTGTGTCGAATAAGTTCTACCAGGGGCACGGTGGCCTAGGGTATGGTACGGGCTCTGACTCATATTCGGAGGGTTGCGGGCTCGAACCCCGACTGTGGTGCTTTCGTGTTGTGCCCTTAGAGAAGGCTCTTAATATCTATCGCCTCTCTCTACCtcggtgtataaatgggtaccggcttaTGCTAGGAAGGTAAACATACTCGTTGTGGGTGAGGATTGGTGGTGATGGCGGACACTTGCAACAACATTATCCACTAAGAGTCTGGCCCAAGTCAATTCGAAAGAGAGATGAGCTTATAAAATACAGGCATGAACCTTTACCTTACCTTTACACTTATACCTTTTCCTAAATGTGTAGGAGCAATTCAACTAAAACGTCCAGAATACCATTTCTTATTTTGattatataccatgtatacatgaATGAAATATAACGAATTGGTTCTTTTCTTACAGTTTTTGGCACACGACAAATGCCAGGCAGCTTTGACCGATCTCTGGTATGATGATTTCCATATTAACGCGAAAAACTCCGTCGTCAAAAGACTCGTATCTGCAACCTTGCTTGCGATATTGTACCCACTTTTAAGTATCTTATATATTGTCTTTCCTTGTGGACCAGTGCGACGAATGTTGAAAGTACCGTAAGTATTGATATAAAGGGATATTTCGTAATTAATGATTCTAGCGTTATGTTTAGGTTATGGtttaatagatatccacgaaaaggcTTATTTTCAAAAGTTATTTTGACGTTGATTTTGCGAATTACTCCCAGGGTGCatagttgaccatgttgactgctTACGATGTATTGTTAagtttagcaactattttaaactgttgcgatttggtagttcacagcatcttgcacatggtagtgagctttggcaaaaattgcattgatcatttcatagcgagtgtgtagaagaattcaaatatcacaaatatacttttggaGGTCTtgtggctcttgagttatgttgcaaagagggctgaaacaacaatacttttgtaaaacgaacgtaactcattaacaacaatataaaTCAAAGTTTCAAAgtagtatataatttgtagaataaacttttgaaaaacgtcaaagtgttatttttcaataatatactagtactagtattgatttagataatgaagatcgatttttttggttgcttcgactaataataatgtttttatcGTATTGTGTTTCCTAATACTTccaagtaaatttgtttttgcaacAAATTGTAAAACATTAAGGTTTAGATTTACGaggaacacacacacacaaaaatgtccgATACAACGAAGAATATGAGAGTATGAAAatggaaaagattaattataaaAACTTGTTTACTGCATTTGGTTATAGGTTTGTTAAGTTTGTCTTAAATACGGCGTCACAAAATACATTTCTCGGCCTATTGATCTTCAGTACAATCAGATTGACTGTTAACAAGGAAGATGTAACTGACGATCGAACAGTAACAGACGAAGATATACGAGCGGGTTACTTGTCGTATCGTGATGCAGATATACACAACATCCCAAGAGTGTGTATATTCCTGTGGATCTTAGGTATGAATTAATGCAATAATTATaagtgaccagctccaacaaaacccggaacaagtcgccagacatgtttttgagttacagGCCTTTAAAGATTACATTGTCACTGGTTTTTGATTGTgggattaagggctggggtatgaacgtttggacagtatttattttgggacatcagagcacatcagacatatcgaattgcattctgaatacgaagaatgtcattctgatatcaaataattttgatttttgaaattcgcaatttaatacacattttatggcaaatcattaaaattgatatttttgatatttaacagtacttgaagtaaactttataaatctgatgatttatacttaaagtctatgtaggtgggatgaaaagccgacgatcaattgaaaattttgacctttcgtattgaagatatggatttttttcccaaaacaccaaaaaaattaggtcttttgggaaaaaatccatatcttcaatatgaaaggtcaaaattttcaattgaccgtcggcttttcctctcctgttacatacactttaagaatataccattagatttatataatttacttcgaggactgttatatatcaaaaatttgaaaaatatcaaatttttataatttgtcataaaatttgtattatattgtgattttcaaaaatgaaaattatttgatatcagaaagacatgcttcgtattcagaatgcaattcgataggtccgaggtgctctcatgtcccaaaaaatactgtcgaaacgcaataaacgctcattttagatcccttaagtggactttcaaatccttgaaagtactgaTTATAAAGAGGTTTAAttaataacagttgaactatgataatccctattcaatcctgtggtatcattttaaagcttattgtctagtgcttacatttttattcaaatcatgaaatgtcaaaaatgcgacttgttcctggttttgtcagaacgggtcacaggttaataaatgcgagatgttgatgcgtctaatgcacgaaccCATCAGTGGGAAGTGgaagcatcaacatctcagtacaaatgctttattttgtataattGTTTAAGTATTTATTAacttatttcatacacaagaaaacaaTTTCCCGATTTTTGCTTTTTTAATACTAAAATTGTCGGAAAAAaagttggaaaatacaagcaattccccagacaaacaagtacctagacctatgactttggttcgcgtagtgaagtcaacactgcttagcaacgattttgacaaggacgcaacccggacacaaacaagcagacatgtttgcGTCTACAGAACGGGTGATAACGGCGCagcgatcgcgtttttcgttccagacatgaacgcttatttctccgcgtccgaccacccgaccaaaatcaccttggatacgtggcttcacctactgccatggttagggatgggcagttacaggtctaggtggtatgtctatgagcagtggcgtaactcctatgggctctggggggggcgtgcccccgggcacccgggctaaggggcacccaagcctggatagcctttgacacgatagtactttgttataggaaagaagtggaaacctttacccaccatgcattgaattactcttcatttgggtgccccttcaacacaaaaattttcgcgcgcttcgcgcgcattccaacatataaattgtcattttaaagacataaattcaacttgattaaataccaaattagtggtatttatgcacattttcgcgcgcccgcacgcaattgttttaggaagagggggtattttgtattcttgcccctggGTGCCAcatgctacgtcactgcagctagtgacgagtctccaaagtaaagacattagagaatatgaaaacattttgttttattaacatgaactgcattgaaacatgatataaatttaatctgaaacacttcgtaagttatttggtaggtctatggctttcaatactaaaattgattagctctgcaccatgttggtcaggggcacccgaactactttcgcccccgggcaccctgacccaaagttacgccactgtctatgagcaattcaacctgcaagaaaaatgaacgcgtccgaacgCAGACGCGGAGTGCACGCCCGTGCAATGCATGATTCGCATTTTTCTAAATATGTTTGCTCTGATTGTTTCTCGCTATATAAGAGTGTATAAATTCTCTAAAAACTAGCTTTTAATTTTAACTAGCTTTACAATTAtctctttaaaaaataaataagacaTCCATGAATTCAGAACAAATCAAGCTACAAAACTATGGATTTTTGAATAAATTGAAATGATTGATAAATGTATTTGTGTTTATAATGGCAGGAATGACAGTACGGGAGCTAAATGATGTTAGACGACTGGGACGTAAGATGTACCTCAAAATTGCATGTAGTATTCCTGATATCTTGCAACTGGTGCTTTACTGGATATACATTGTCATGAGTTTTGTGGCTATTGTAATGGTAAGCGCTTGTCATGCAAGgtcaaacaaaacaataaaaattcacAAGAATTGaggttattatttttgttttagataAAGATTAATAAAATAATCTGTTTGTGGTTTaattaaatagtcaaaaatttaggTAAAAGACACTCGTTACCATAGCTAAAAAAACAGACTGTTCAATATTTACGAGGGTGGGTGGAAATTTATAAAATTGTGtctttgaataaaaataaataaaaaaaggcacCTTTGTAGCTCAAAATCTTGCTGTCAAATTTCTTGTATTCCCTTAACCTTGATATCAAAATGTAGAGAGattaattatattttcaatgacaCCAATCGCGTCATAATCACCTGATATTGAAAGTTAttgttattgaaaaaaatatttgaaggtgGTGACCggtttggacgccatcttggatgtaGAGGTGACAGAAGTAAATGTGTAACAGCACCCCAAGCAATTATTGTTTCATAAATGATGTGTACTTAGTTTGTACGCATGGTGCAATGATATTGTACAATTTAGCCACGTGGCCGTTCGATTAATGGCAAACACAATGGCCTGAATGTGCAATGTGCTTGATGCACCAGCATTATTAGTGTGAATAAAACTACTAGACTTGCTTATCATGCTTTTCAATCATTTTTCAGGCACATCAAACTACTCAAGATAAAGATTGGATAACACAATATCGGCCGCCAACTCCTGCTCCTTGTATGATATATACGGCTACTACACAGCCGCCCCCGCCTTTTATTCCGTTGTTCCCCATTTTCCCAGCATTTTTGACAATGACACTGAAACCACTCTAAGTAGTCGGACAAAGGAAGATACAGATACAAGGTATGACCGTAAGACActttaatttcattatgcatgtatctttttaggggtggtgcaataattattatatgTACCCCGTGATGGTAATTTGTAGTGGCCTGTTGACGTGCCCGAAAATCTTTGTCCTCTTTTTTGTCCCAGATTTTTTGGAACCCAAATTAGTGCGTAATATAAAAACAGTGCCCAAAACATCTGTATCAAAATATCGCATGCCCCACCTTCCGACCTGTCAAAATTCGCTTGCTTGCGAATTAGtcaaaattattttgaccattttaaaaGAAGTAATTATGATGCTACTTGTTGTAAACTTCCTTGTCCTAGCACATCTGCTAaggtttgtttatttatgtattcTGAATATGATAAGAAAACATGTAGCAGTAATTTTTTTCTCCAACTCTATAATCAATTTATTTGTGTTTGCttgtatgttttttgtttttgtttttttagaaaGAGCAAGGAGGATTATGATTTTCCTCCGCCTCCGCTTTCGCCTCCTTTATGTGAACACCTGTCGATTGGAATGCCCCTGTGCTAGGATCAGGTGGCATATCGGTTAGATTTGGCGGTGAGACACGCAACGATTGGGCGTCATTTGACCCAGTTTTACTAGCTGAAGCAGCCTTTGCTCTAGCAAACATCTTAACTTTTGGGCGTTTACTTCAGACTGTTGTCATGATCAGTCGCCAATTGGGCGTTCTTCAAATATCAATTACTGGAATGGTCGGAGACATAGTCAAGTTTCTAATACTGTTCTCAATGACGTGGATATCGTTTACACTTGGTATGACACAACTTTATCGTCCTTTTGATGAGTTGAAGCTTTTAGAGTGTCAGGATCATGCATATGATGATTCAGAATGCGAAAAACCTGCCTTTATAGAGTAAGTACAATAATGGACCCTGCAGTGTTTTTCTCATTAATAACTTCCAAAAACAAGGAAGGGGTATTCGTATGCTATGGTTGTGATGATGAGTTCTGCACAAGGTAATTTTAGAGCTCATTTTCTTAAATTATATCCTAGAAAATATTTTGTCCGATAAAAACGCCATTTTATTAGGTCAGGTCACCAAAGGGATCCCACCTAACACATCAGTGCATGACCCATTTAGGCCGCATCACCTTTAAAAGGCCACACATTGACAAAACAGATGTGGTGGTACCAGTCCTACAAATTCATTGCATATTTGATGGCCAAGTGGAAAGTTAGAATTTGCAAGACTATCCGGTGCTTCAAGGTGAACACACGGTGAAAGAACCCTAATTGTATAACTTTTTGTCCGTTGTCTGGCCTGTTGTCTTCCGTTTTCCTGGAAAACGATGATTCTCAATGTGGTCAATATAACCTTTCAAAAATTAGCCCTATACTGTATCTCTCAGTTTTGATGAGGCTGTCAATATGTATGACATAACTACCTCTCTTGATGTATATATGTTAACGTATATGGTTATGAATTTCAGCTTGTTACAATCCATGAAGACTCTCTTTTGGGCACTGTTTGGTTTGAGCGACCTGCACGTTTTACAGATCAACGAAGTACGTGAAACACGAATGACGGAAGTGCTTGGAAATTTCATATATGCTCTTTACTTGTTGGTAGCAGTTATAGTGTTACTCAATGCCTTGATTGCAATGATGAGTAGTACATATGCAAGGATCGAAGTAAGTAGCGATGATCTTGTTAATGACGTCATCGAATAAACCGACAAATTACTTTGGCTAATTGCGGTTCCATCATTTGGCAAATTTAAGCGAAATTTATCAGGCCAACCGTCAAATTTCAAGGGTAGGTGTTACTAAAGTAAACCTCAGGATGTTTTATTTTTTGACTCGGAAACATTTAAAGTGATATAGTTTTCAAAAGGTGTGCAGCTGGAATTTTGTCAAGAGGGCAAGTCCGTGTTGACAGGCATGGTCATCAACCTATCAAGCAAAAAAAGTTCTCTCGTATTTTACAATGAAATTATGCATGGTTTTTAACTAGTTCTGCTTTGTAAAAGACGCAAACGTTCAAAAGAAATAGCTCTGCAACTTAACTTCATGcattgcacggttgtttgataacaTATAAAACTACGTCAAAAAAGTGAacgctgatggcgctatttatcttaaatcgtgccACCTGATATAACTATAAGTTTTCAAAAagcattttatcatgaaatgttaggaacaacttatattatttggctaaattagattaaaaatatatgtaaatagcgccctcaattttcacacaaatatacagtttatagaataaaaaacaccacaaaaaagcagaaaaatatgaattagttggaaaagaaaccaaaaatctTAGAcaaagtaaaacataaacattgttTCAGTATAAGACCTTTTTCGTTGTTGTTGCTATTTGTGTTTTGCCTGTTCCCAAAAAAGTAAAACTATTTATCGAAAATCGAACTCAATGCTAAAAGCATGTTAATGTTTAATGCTTGTTTTATGAGAATTTCAAATTGCGTTTGTTTCGTTTTGCAGCAAAATGCTGAAATGGAATGGAAATACACACGAAGCATAATGATGACTGAATATATTTTAGAGGGTGCGGTTTTGCCACCACCGTTCAACTTAATtccagatatttggctatttttgtCCTGTTTAAATCCACACAAGAAGGTATCTTTTTCAATACTaatttaacaataaataaattcaataaagcatttttcgttGATATATCCTGAAACATATGCCataaaaaaagaggatgctatcacGAAATACTCATTCGAGTCAAATTCAGTAGGAATCTGGAAGGGTAATTTTTTCtgttatattattataaataactatattcatttattatattctatcaaaatattggtCTTGTGTTTgggttttttatgattttgacgCTATTTTGGATAACGGCAAATCATTGTAAATATTTGCTCTATATATTTTACTAATATTGTGTTACTGTTTCTAACTTCCTTTGTTCTTCATAAAATTGTAGCGACTTTTACTCAAAAGAAGCACCTTGGAGAAGAACCGACGTAGTCACTTTCGGGTAATGTAATTATCATTGCGTTCATTCGTTTATTCGTATTAATTGGCAAGTAGTTGTATCGGAACATTATTTCTTTACATGTAATTCAGAGGGTTATTCAAAAACTGTTCTCGCGGCGTTCAAAAACTTCTCTGCGTGGCTTACTTCGCATTTAGCTGCCCTCGCAGTAAACAATAGTGAAACATACTAGTACTAGTAATTGATTTCCTTTAAATTTATTTCCGCACAATTTCATTCAATTTGTTCAAATCGTTGGTTGCATTATTATGCAGTACCTCCTAATAGTTCTCTGTTTACAAGCTTATTTATTGATAACAAATAAATGATGTAACTGgagaaaaatgtttcaaatctcaCTGTTGGCAATTGTCAGGTTATTAATGACACAATCTCCATGAAGTAGGAATTATACTGACAGTTGCCAAAATCGTCATGTGTATACGTCGTGTTTGTATCATGTTTAGATTTTGACAGTGTATCTTTAAATAGTTCTGATTTTATACAAACAAAACATTACTAAATACAAGACAGGCTCAAAGGTTTTGTGTGTGTCCAGAAAATCAATTTGCAACCATGCAATACTATGTGGTTGTAGTAAGGGTTCTAAGAGAATTGTGTGGCAATAGAGAACTAAATGGCGACACTGCCAGATGCGGTCTTGTCCGATCCTTGTTAGGTATACATGTATTCCTCCTCAGTTATATCTGAAGTTTGTGAACTAAATTGACACCAAAGATTCTTGAATCTATGCAAAGACCGAACTATTAAGTTCCTTGTTTCTTATTTTGCTATTTAATGTTTATATGACAGGAAACCAACGAAGCCATTACCAAACGATACATATTTGAGCTACACCGCCGGGTAACAAAGACTCGTCTGGCATCGAGGAAGAAGTAACAGAatctatagaggttgtgcgtgaaattattgtttggctccaaacaaaggatttgaaccagtgtccttcaccgtaatcatggcgctgtgcagtccattcaatcgaatgttgtcatcaacctatttgatcgtagtgtatttgttatgtgtgtgagacgaattaaatgtcgcggtagattgcaatcacggTTTTGTTGAATGCagttgagtagtccgccatatttacggtatgatacgtcatatgcacaacctctatataaACAAATGAAATCTTTCGTGGACATTATGAATATTggcttacaaaaacatttttttctgaaaacttGAATGATTCTAAAACGTTTACTAGATCCACATGTGTATAATCACATAAGCTCATAATACTCTAATGTTATAAACTTTATCAGAAAGCATCAGCACTATGTATAGTTCCATGTAATTAGGATGGATATTTCCGTGGATGTCCATAATTGTCAGATGCCCATGCCTTTTCAGTGATCACTCCACATAATTAGATGAACGAATCGACCTGCTTTCACTGAAataggttaattttttttaatcgttGTGCTGTACCATCGCAAATTGTGTTTCATTATAGCTTTCATTTCTAGTACATTGCTTGGAGTCTCTGTAAATCGTTTCTACTGCTGAATAAGTGAGATAAaaattatggaaaacatgatacCAGAAAGCATAGGTATACAAATGAAGCGACCTTAAAATACCTTTGAATTGAAGCACAcagaataacaaaaataatgcaaaattcgGCCGAGGCCAGATAAGCATGgtaatcaaatttaattttctccaaaagacatcaatgcagctttgtaaatattAGAACTTGAAATAATTGAACACCAAGGAAACTAAGGTAGCAAGTGCAACGAAGACAGATTTTCCAGCACCAGGGAAACTAATTTGAAAGTAGCAAAAGAATTGGGTAATGgggaggacacaaaacacatcaaagatCATTAcacttacgacccattattcaaaatcgcgcactgtgatttgttaaaacacgtcaaaaggccattattctgcaataatgggccaagcgccgtaacacattacgcttggttacgcgtgcaatatttccgcgattcgcgctgtcacttacgcgtacgcgctccaccttgaagtaaacaacttaaaatatttgtgccaaaaaatgatattttctctttgaatcgcactattttctggtaatagaatagaaataaagggtgcagtaaaaacgtttaaataatgggttcggctgcgcctcacccattatttacgtttttactgcctcggacacattatttttgtgtaaaggataatgtattaccctttatttcttaaataaatggTACGAacaactaaactggcctcaaaaagaaacttatattttttcacaaggtcatatcttaaaatcctgtccataaaaatgaaccaaaattacacacaggattacttcaatactctattctaaacacatgttactaaccaagcagttgtccaattgacatgacagcaaaatgcactgacacagaacagctttctggaccacatccacaggcgaataattggcacccatcaaaagaaatttgtgagaatgcgtacaagatccttgtTGACgaataatttccaaagagtaagtggaatagtgtagaacGGGACTGCTTCTGCCTTTcctgtgttgggtgccaattattaggctgtgaatgtggtccaggaaactgttccatgtcagtgcactttgctgttgtgtcagttgcacaaaTGTGTGGTTACTGTAGTATTGTAGTaaacctgtgtgcaattttggttcatttttatggacaaaattttaagatatgaccttgtgaaatattataagtttctttttgagcccagtttagaaagaaagaaaaggggcaaggtataccaacttgacgtggggaaacaagttaaatacagactagacggtgCGTAGAAAACTaatgtaggcacagaagtaggtaaagttcgatagccaaaaattagcaatcccaaggcccacagaagtgctaaaccaGCAACAACAACTGGGATCAAAGGGAATACAAAACCTGggatacaaaagtgcactggaacaaggGAAGAACATCACTGTGCATAAGCAGACACGATAAatcaaacaacaaatgtaggcacaaagacaggcaaagttcgatggccaaaaattaccaattccagagcccacagaagtgtcatgAAAACAGTACAACATTATACTGGAACAAGTGACGAAATTCACTGGGCACATCCAGTGGCGTAActgggttggtagcgcccggggcaagaaacaaaattggcgcccttaccccctcccccccacccaagggtggcgcccggggcatgttgtccccctctgcccccccgtagttacgccactgggcacATCAGAAGTTCCAGTATAAACCGGAACAAAAGTACATGACAGATAAGTGTATTTGATTGATCAGGTACTTACGTATTATAATCAATCTTTTAATACTCCACTGTCAGAGAAATATGTAGTGATAAAAATTGTCTTATCTGTAACTTAATTTTCTATAGTGTTGACATTTTACAACCtgtcatttcaaataattattgagttttagtttgggttttggttttggtcacgtggttatcctgcctaagctcttgactgacatcattttcgatatctttgtttctaccgtgttttttttcttcaatattttacccttctgtgacctttcgtgacctctagcaaaAAATCGGACTctacaatttgagaccactacccCCTACtatgggtgttgaactcaatcctTAATTAAGGCCAATGTGAGATTTAGCTCCTAAACTACCCGGCTGATTCTGAATCTACAAACCCCTGGTtgtttcttaaccctaacacccaaaaataccacaaaataccacgatgaaaaattctgcgcatgcatgaatcccagggtctgcgatgacgcaatcatccTACGtgtatatgctcacggaattgttGGCctggcagcaataacccgtgtagctaccggtccgtgatcgtgtggtcggcatgcggggggtcaaaggttcg from Amphiura filiformis chromosome 5, Afil_fr2py, whole genome shotgun sequence includes these protein-coding regions:
- the LOC140151877 gene encoding short transient receptor potential channel 4-like codes for the protein MISRQLGVLQISITGMVGDIVKFLILFSMTWISFTLGMTQLYRPFDELKLLECQDHAYDDSECEKPAFIDLLQSMKTLFWALFGLSDLHVLQINEVRETRMTEVLGNFIYALYLLVAVIVLLNALIAMMSSTYARIEQNAEMEWKYTRSIMMTEYILEGAVLPPPFNLIPDIWLFLSCLNPHKKRLLLKRSTLEKNRRSHFRETNEAITKRYIFELHRRVTKTRLASRKK